A genomic stretch from Anaerolinea thermophila UNI-1 includes:
- the ftsZ gene encoding cell division protein FtsZ, giving the protein MDMNQPLSESFARIKVVGVGGGGCNAVNRMIEEGLQGIEFVAVNTDGQALMLSKADVRIRIGDKVTRGLGAGGNPEMGRKAAEESAEELYSALKGADMVFVTAGMGGGTGTGAAPIIAQIAKEVGALTIGVVTRPFTFEGARRAKSAEEGIGNLKEHADTLIVIPNDRLLQMVDKRASLQDAFRLADDVLRQGIQGISELITVPGLINLDFADVRAIMSEGGAALMAVGHASGEDRARIAAEMAISSQLLDITIDGARGILFNVTGGPDLTLFEVNQAAAIIKETAHPDVNLIFGAVIDPKIGDEIRITVIATGFDRSGVRPAAERPMRVENSQAPRPRPASTPAPVQPAPERPTPLQTPAPTEHDFSRVVNTDDFDIPAFLRNRKR; this is encoded by the coding sequence ATGGACATGAACCAACCTTTGTCTGAATCCTTTGCCCGCATTAAAGTGGTGGGCGTGGGTGGCGGTGGATGTAACGCCGTCAACCGCATGATCGAAGAAGGCTTGCAGGGCATTGAATTCGTCGCCGTCAACACCGACGGACAGGCGCTGATGCTCTCCAAAGCCGATGTCCGCATCCGCATTGGCGACAAAGTAACCCGCGGACTGGGTGCGGGCGGCAACCCGGAGATGGGGCGTAAAGCCGCGGAAGAATCCGCCGAAGAACTGTATTCTGCGCTGAAGGGCGCTGATATGGTCTTCGTCACCGCAGGTATGGGCGGCGGCACCGGCACGGGGGCAGCCCCCATCATTGCACAAATTGCCAAGGAAGTAGGCGCTCTGACCATCGGTGTTGTCACCCGCCCGTTCACCTTTGAGGGAGCCCGGCGTGCCAAATCAGCCGAAGAAGGCATTGGCAACCTGAAGGAACACGCCGATACGCTGATCGTCATCCCCAACGACCGCCTGCTCCAGATGGTGGACAAACGCGCCAGTTTGCAGGATGCTTTCCGCCTTGCCGATGATGTCCTGCGGCAGGGTATTCAGGGTATTTCCGAACTGATCACCGTACCCGGATTGATCAACCTGGACTTTGCCGACGTGCGCGCCATCATGTCGGAAGGCGGCGCAGCCTTGATGGCAGTGGGGCATGCCAGCGGCGAGGACCGCGCCCGCATCGCCGCGGAGATGGCTATCTCCAGCCAGTTGCTCGACATCACCATTGACGGCGCCCGCGGTATCCTCTTCAACGTCACCGGTGGTCCGGACCTGACGCTGTTCGAGGTCAACCAGGCGGCAGCCATCATCAAGGAAACCGCTCACCCGGATGTTAACCTCATCTTTGGCGCTGTGATTGATCCCAAGATTGGCGACGAAATCCGCATCACGGTTATCGCCACGGGTTTTGATCGCAGCGGGGTTCGCCCGGCGGCAGAGCGACCGATGCGGGTGGAAAACAGCCAGGCGCCGCGTCCCCGCCCTGCGAGCACACCGGCGCCAGTGCAACCTGCTCCTGAGAGACCAACCCCTCTGCAAACGCCTGCACCGACAGAACATGACTTCAGCCGTGTTGTCAACACCGACGACTTTGACATCCCGGCGTTCCTGAGAAACCGCAAGCGGTAA
- the nrdR gene encoding transcriptional regulator NrdR produces the protein MRCPYCQNEDTKVLDTTHDNRGIVRRRRECLSCHQRFTTLERPLLATPLIIKKDGTREEFDREKLLRGIRIACAKRPVPASAIERLVGEIETTLQRMGKAEVNSRVIGDMVIEGLRGLDHIAYIRYAIVYLQLGDLHAIRNEIDRLLSEESNNVKPQ, from the coding sequence ATGCGATGTCCATACTGCCAGAATGAAGACACCAAGGTGCTGGATACCACCCACGACAATCGCGGAATAGTGCGGCGGAGACGGGAATGTCTCTCCTGTCACCAGCGTTTTACTACACTGGAAAGACCCTTGCTGGCAACCCCCCTCATCATCAAAAAAGACGGCACCCGCGAAGAATTTGACCGCGAAAAACTTCTGCGGGGCATTCGCATCGCCTGCGCCAAACGACCGGTGCCTGCTTCGGCAATCGAGCGTCTGGTGGGAGAGATTGAGACCACCCTTCAGCGGATGGGAAAAGCCGAGGTAAACTCCCGCGTCATTGGCGACATGGTCATTGAAGGTTTACGTGGACTGGATCATATTGCCTACATTCGTTATGCCATCGTGTACCTGCAATTAGGCGATTTACATGCTATTCGGAATGAGATAGATCGTTTATTGAGTGAGGAGAGTAACAATGTCAAACCCCAGTAG
- a CDS encoding adenosylcobalamin-dependent ribonucleoside-diphosphate reductase, which yields MSNPSSSTQTRSGLLPIPPLPEDLPKIELTENARQVLIRRYVRRNDDGTPAESVDEMFWRVAYNIAKVEVSFGNPDVMTRAREFYILLTSKKFFPNSPTFTGAGTPLGQLAACFVLPIVDDMGRDSMGIFQTLRDAALIQQTGGGNGFSFSRLRPKGTVVKSSSGQATGPVGFLRVYDHAFGEIAQGGTRRGANMGVLRVDHPDIEEFITCKTDENAITNFNISVGITDAFMRAVKEDAEWELRFPDVTDPRYRTFRGTLEQAEQEGIPIRTYKKVRARDLFNKIVKQAHHNGEPGVLFLDAANRSNPVPHLYQLEATNPCGEQYLGPYENCCLGSVNLAQHLGDNGTVDWEGLRQSVVLSTIFLDDVVEANAYVPAVPQLREAAMRARRIGLGIMGLADLMYHCGIRYGSPEGQEFAAQVMEFIRYHAMQTSIELAQQRGAFPAIHGSIYDPENLKWAPPQSIVPYTHDYGRPPIDWDIITEGIRKHGIRNAAQTTIAPTGTIATVAGCEGYGCEPVFALAYIRHVNDNGKDLQLIYASPAFEKAIARAGIEAEKRQEILEQIMREGTCQHIKDLPEAIRNVFVVSADITAEEHVRMQAALQAFVDNSLSKTINFPEGATEEDVATAYMLAWELGCKGITVYVTGSREKVVLETLKTAEKKKGETDEKEEVEKSPVPQPLMLWQETKKPRPQILPGYTLNIDTPLGKTFVTINENGGGQPFEVFLNSAKAGSDTAAVSEAIGRLISYILRMASPIPPIDRLREVIHQLSGIGGGRSLGFGPNRVRSLPDGIAQALERYYDMWHERHTTSHASKEEMPQNGNGTHTESPSSSALPLFKIGDLCPECGQASVVNEEGCRKCYSCGYSEC from the coding sequence ATGTCAAACCCCAGTAGTTCTACCCAAACCCGCTCGGGATTGCTCCCCATTCCCCCGCTACCGGAGGACTTACCGAAAATTGAGCTGACCGAAAATGCCCGTCAGGTGCTGATTCGGCGTTATGTGCGCCGTAATGATGACGGCACCCCCGCCGAAAGCGTGGATGAAATGTTCTGGCGGGTGGCTTATAACATTGCCAAAGTCGAGGTGTCCTTTGGCAACCCGGATGTCATGACACGGGCTCGAGAGTTCTATATTCTCTTAACCTCCAAAAAATTCTTCCCCAACTCGCCCACTTTCACCGGCGCCGGCACCCCCCTGGGACAGTTAGCCGCCTGTTTCGTCCTGCCCATTGTGGACGATATGGGACGGGACTCCATGGGCATTTTCCAAACCCTGCGTGATGCAGCATTGATTCAGCAAACTGGCGGAGGGAACGGCTTTTCCTTTTCCCGCCTGCGTCCAAAAGGTACAGTAGTCAAGTCATCCTCTGGTCAGGCAACCGGGCCGGTGGGCTTCCTGCGGGTGTACGACCATGCCTTTGGGGAAATTGCCCAGGGCGGTACCCGCCGTGGCGCTAACATGGGCGTGTTGCGGGTGGACCATCCGGATATCGAAGAGTTCATTACCTGCAAAACGGACGAGAATGCCATCACCAACTTCAACATCTCGGTGGGGATTACCGATGCCTTCATGCGCGCGGTCAAAGAGGATGCCGAATGGGAACTGCGCTTCCCGGATGTGACCGACCCGCGTTACCGCACCTTCCGCGGCACACTGGAACAAGCCGAACAGGAAGGCATTCCCATCCGCACCTACAAGAAAGTGCGTGCCCGCGATTTGTTCAACAAAATTGTTAAACAAGCCCATCATAATGGCGAGCCGGGAGTCCTGTTCCTGGATGCGGCCAACCGTTCCAACCCGGTACCTCACCTGTATCAGTTGGAAGCCACCAACCCCTGCGGAGAGCAATATCTGGGTCCCTATGAAAACTGTTGTCTGGGTTCAGTAAATCTGGCTCAGCATCTGGGAGACAATGGAACGGTGGATTGGGAAGGACTTCGCCAAAGTGTAGTGCTGTCCACCATTTTCCTGGATGATGTGGTGGAAGCCAATGCTTACGTTCCTGCCGTACCACAACTGCGCGAAGCCGCCATGCGCGCCCGCCGTATTGGACTGGGCATTATGGGACTGGCTGATTTAATGTACCACTGCGGCATCCGCTACGGATCGCCAGAAGGGCAGGAATTTGCCGCTCAGGTGATGGAATTCATCCGCTACCATGCCATGCAAACCTCTATTGAACTGGCGCAGCAACGCGGCGCCTTCCCGGCAATTCATGGCAGTATCTACGACCCTGAAAATCTGAAATGGGCTCCGCCTCAATCCATTGTGCCATACACCCACGACTACGGTCGTCCCCCCATTGATTGGGATATCATCACTGAAGGCATCCGAAAACACGGCATCCGCAACGCCGCTCAAACCACCATTGCTCCTACCGGCACGATTGCTACCGTGGCTGGATGTGAGGGCTACGGGTGTGAACCGGTGTTTGCACTGGCGTACATTCGCCACGTCAATGACAACGGCAAAGACCTGCAGTTAATTTATGCCTCCCCCGCTTTTGAAAAAGCCATTGCCAGGGCAGGAATTGAAGCCGAAAAACGCCAGGAAATTCTGGAGCAAATCATGCGGGAAGGCACCTGCCAGCACATCAAGGATTTGCCCGAAGCCATTCGCAACGTTTTTGTCGTCTCGGCAGATATCACTGCCGAAGAGCATGTGCGCATGCAGGCAGCATTGCAAGCCTTTGTGGATAACTCCCTGAGCAAAACCATCAACTTCCCTGAAGGCGCAACCGAAGAAGATGTAGCAACGGCTTACATGCTGGCATGGGAACTGGGGTGCAAAGGTATTACCGTGTATGTGACCGGCTCACGCGAGAAAGTAGTGCTGGAAACGCTGAAAACTGCCGAAAAGAAAAAAGGCGAAACAGACGAGAAGGAAGAGGTAGAAAAGTCCCCTGTGCCACAACCGCTGATGCTGTGGCAGGAAACCAAAAAACCGCGTCCACAAATCCTGCCGGGATACACCCTGAATATCGACACCCCGCTTGGGAAAACCTTCGTCACCATCAACGAAAACGGCGGAGGACAACCCTTTGAGGTGTTCCTCAACTCCGCCAAAGCCGGATCCGATACCGCCGCTGTTTCCGAAGCCATTGGCAGGTTAATCAGTTACATTTTGCGTATGGCATCGCCCATCCCGCCCATTGACCGCCTGCGCGAGGTAATTCACCAGTTAAGCGGAATTGGCGGCGGACGCTCGCTGGGGTTCGGGCCCAACCGTGTGCGCTCACTGCCGGATGGAATTGCTCAGGCACTGGAACGTTATTATGACATGTGGCACGAGCGCCATACAACATCACATGCAAGCAAAGAAGAGATGCCGCAAAACGGTAATGGGACGCATACCGAAAGCCCGTCAAGCAGTGCGCTCCCCTTGTTCAAAATCGGAGATTTGTGCCCCGAGTGCGGACAGGCAAGCGTGGTCAACGAAGAGGGATGCAGGAAGTGTTATTCCTGCGGATACAGTGAATGCTGA
- a CDS encoding DUF362 domain-containing protein, with the protein MASKVYWGSPRQAKLEARETLPAKLDLIIDALHLRDRVKKELVVIKMHTGNNIGYSTVHPVFIRKVVQAVKDGGGEPIVADVEWDVHAAHSRGYTSETLGCPIYPVSGPADKYYYTHRRPYKSIEEWRLGGLIQDATFLINFAHAKGHPSCGYGGAFKNLALGCMSGKTRSAMHDVMHYDQYWFPEACPDEASRKAIIESCPFGAIVQDRDNPEGLHLHFEGCNQCGRCLKVAPPGSLKIDPVNFHSFQEAMAISTSITLSTFEPGKAVHFVLATHMTPVCDCFGFTSMPILPDAGIFGSDDIVALDQAVLDMTAKTPLIEENVPTSMEVHTREGHPLRWLHGPYKDPYKVVEYGEKLGLGSREYELIDVLPVQQFQRTSVTYIPAN; encoded by the coding sequence ATGGCAAGCAAAGTGTATTGGGGTTCGCCCCGTCAGGCAAAACTGGAAGCCCGCGAAACGTTACCGGCAAAACTGGACCTGATTATTGACGCCCTGCATCTGCGCGATCGGGTGAAAAAAGAACTGGTGGTCATCAAAATGCATACCGGGAATAACATTGGATATTCTACGGTTCACCCGGTATTCATTCGAAAAGTCGTGCAAGCCGTGAAGGACGGCGGTGGTGAACCCATCGTTGCCGATGTGGAATGGGACGTGCATGCCGCTCACAGTCGGGGTTATACTTCCGAAACGCTGGGCTGTCCCATCTATCCGGTGTCCGGACCGGCGGACAAGTACTACTACACCCATCGCCGCCCGTATAAGAGCATTGAAGAATGGCGCCTGGGCGGGCTGATTCAGGATGCCACCTTCCTCATCAATTTTGCCCATGCCAAAGGACATCCTTCCTGCGGATATGGCGGCGCCTTCAAGAACCTGGCACTGGGATGCATGTCTGGAAAGACCCGCTCCGCCATGCACGATGTGATGCATTACGACCAGTACTGGTTCCCCGAAGCCTGCCCCGATGAAGCCTCCCGCAAAGCCATCATCGAGTCCTGCCCGTTTGGCGCAATTGTGCAGGACCGCGACAACCCGGAAGGATTGCATCTGCACTTTGAGGGATGCAATCAATGCGGGCGCTGTTTGAAGGTGGCGCCTCCCGGCAGTCTGAAGATTGATCCGGTGAACTTCCACAGTTTCCAGGAAGCCATGGCCATCAGCACCAGCATTACCCTCTCCACCTTCGAACCGGGGAAAGCGGTGCATTTTGTCCTTGCCACCCACATGACGCCGGTATGCGACTGCTTCGGCTTTACCAGCATGCCCATTCTGCCGGATGCCGGCATCTTTGGTTCGGATGATATTGTGGCGCTCGACCAGGCAGTGCTGGACATGACCGCCAAGACACCGCTGATTGAGGAAAACGTACCTACTTCCATGGAAGTGCACACCCGCGAGGGACACCCCTTGCGCTGGTTACATGGCCCGTACAAAGACCCCTACAAGGTAGTGGAATACGGCGAAAAACTGGGCTTGGGCTCGCGCGAGTACGAATTAATTGACGTCCTGCCCGTGCAACAGTTCCAGCGCACTTCGGTCACCTATATCCCCGCCAACTAA
- the murB gene encoding UDP-N-acetylmuramate dehydrogenase — MTFALPMNRLREAFGDALQENVPLAAYTTARVGGPADAFLPVHDLAQLERAVRLLWDLNVPYLILGSGSNLLVSDAGYRGVVIFNRARNVKIDVHHQPPSVWAESGANLSHVARQTALRGLSGLEWAATVPGTVGGAVYGNAGAFGGDMAGNLALAEILHPELGKVHWSAEEMGYGYRTSILKREKSKAVILAARMNLTQSTVEEVQARIETFSAKRRATQPPGATMGSMFKNPPGDYAGRLIEAAGLKGKRIGKAEISPVHANFFVNLGGATAADILQLIQIAQKTVQDKFGVTLELEIECIGEWENF, encoded by the coding sequence ATGACCTTTGCCCTGCCGATGAACCGTTTGAGAGAAGCCTTTGGCGATGCCCTGCAGGAAAATGTCCCGCTGGCGGCATATACCACCGCACGGGTGGGGGGGCCCGCCGATGCCTTCCTGCCGGTGCACGATCTGGCACAACTCGAACGGGCAGTGCGCCTGCTGTGGGATTTGAATGTGCCTTACCTGATTCTGGGAAGTGGCTCGAACCTGCTGGTGAGCGATGCCGGATACCGCGGAGTAGTGATCTTCAACCGCGCCAGAAACGTCAAAATTGATGTGCATCACCAGCCTCCCTCTGTATGGGCAGAATCGGGCGCCAACCTCTCGCATGTGGCTCGCCAGACCGCCCTGCGTGGGTTAAGCGGGCTGGAGTGGGCAGCCACCGTTCCCGGCACAGTGGGCGGGGCAGTATATGGGAACGCAGGCGCCTTTGGCGGGGATATGGCAGGAAATCTGGCGCTGGCAGAAATCTTGCACCCTGAACTGGGTAAGGTACATTGGAGCGCCGAAGAGATGGGCTACGGATACCGAACCAGCATTCTGAAACGCGAGAAGAGCAAGGCTGTCATCCTGGCAGCGCGGATGAACCTGACCCAAAGCACCGTGGAAGAAGTACAGGCACGCATTGAAACCTTCAGCGCCAAACGCCGAGCCACTCAACCCCCTGGTGCTACCATGGGAAGCATGTTCAAAAATCCGCCGGGAGATTACGCAGGGCGTCTGATTGAAGCCGCAGGGTTGAAAGGGAAACGCATTGGCAAGGCTGAAATCAGTCCGGTACACGCAAACTTCTTCGTTAACCTGGGAGGAGCAACCGCCGCCGATATTCTGCAACTCATCCAGATAGCACAAAAAACGGTGCAGGACAAATTTGGGGTTACGCTGGAACTGGAGATTGAGTGTATCGGTGAATGGGAGAATTTCTAG
- a CDS encoding cell division protein FtsQ/DivIB — protein sequence MNQSRSSNRSRIEELRQRRAQRTTQRADTASRRVTTPPPTRPVVVRNTTFGTPIHRQVATQRPRRTYYVATGMPGVEMRLPSIPVIRPGWRALSAMIVLVALIGIFSLWASPFFQVDSVALEGMERLTTSDLEPVLNLRNLAIVEVDAGAVKEELMRFFPDLENVQVVVGLPNTVKVIVRERRPILAWQKEDQVMWIDASGIIFPARGTVEGLLTVFSNDTPPLAVAPVENNSEGETQGNASAGNSKPSLKTAPERMEPKTLQTIQKLATLLPENSVIAYDEMNGIGWKTPDGLQVYIGKDLANFEVKYNMAEQIIAQLYQRGIYPALLNVADPNAPFYRMEQ from the coding sequence ATGAATCAGTCCAGGTCATCTAACCGTTCCAGGATTGAAGAACTGCGCCAGCGCAGGGCACAACGCACTACCCAGCGGGCAGATACGGCATCCCGTCGGGTAACTACCCCACCCCCGACAAGACCGGTGGTTGTTCGCAACACCACCTTTGGTACACCCATTCACCGGCAGGTGGCTACCCAACGACCACGGCGTACTTACTATGTGGCTACCGGCATGCCGGGCGTGGAGATGCGCCTCCCTTCGATCCCTGTCATTCGTCCAGGCTGGCGCGCTCTCTCGGCAATGATTGTGCTGGTTGCCCTGATTGGCATCTTCAGCCTGTGGGCTTCCCCCTTCTTCCAGGTGGATAGCGTTGCCCTTGAGGGCATGGAACGGCTCACAACCAGCGACCTTGAACCGGTGTTGAACCTGCGCAATCTTGCCATTGTGGAAGTGGATGCCGGGGCAGTGAAAGAAGAACTCATGCGGTTCTTCCCCGATCTGGAAAACGTTCAGGTGGTCGTGGGGCTTCCCAACACCGTGAAGGTCATTGTCCGAGAACGGCGTCCCATTCTGGCGTGGCAGAAAGAGGACCAGGTAATGTGGATTGACGCCAGCGGGATAATATTCCCCGCCAGAGGGACGGTGGAAGGACTACTGACCGTTTTCTCCAACGATACGCCCCCCCTGGCAGTTGCCCCGGTTGAGAACAATTCCGAGGGCGAAACTCAGGGAAATGCCTCTGCAGGCAACAGCAAACCAAGCCTCAAAACTGCCCCGGAACGCATGGAACCAAAAACCTTGCAAACCATTCAGAAACTGGCAACCCTGCTTCCGGAAAACTCGGTGATTGCCTACGATGAAATGAATGGAATCGGCTGGAAAACACCTGATGGATTACAGGTATACATTGGAAAGGATCTGGCAAATTTTGAGGTGAAATACAATATGGCAGAGCAAATTATCGCTCAGTTATACCAGCGAGGAATTTACCCGGCTCTGCTGAACGTTGCCGACCCCAATGCACCTTTCTATCGCATGGAGCAATGA
- a CDS encoding D-alanine--D-alanine ligase family protein, with translation MERKLRVGVIFGGRSGEHEVSLMSSRSVLNVLSPEKYEVTQIGITLEGMWVTGENVWKALKSGQVKGLSQAVLLPYPGETILYALRNGTLEPVTTLDVIFPVLHGTFGEDGTLQGLLEMADCAYVGAGVLGSAVGMDKGLFKDVMRAHGLPVADSVLVTRKQLEQNLSEVIEQVERLGEYPFFTKPANLGSSVGITKCHSRSELYEGLLEAARYDRRILIERGVPDAREIEVSVLGNDEPIASVPGEIVPGDEFYSYEAKYLMETSKLLIPAPLSEALSERIRQLAIQAYRAIDCAGMARVDFLVNRNTGECFINEINTIPGFTAISMYPKLWEASGISYTALIDRLIELALERKAERDRTQRHYRRGE, from the coding sequence ATGGAGCGTAAGTTGCGCGTGGGTGTCATTTTTGGGGGCAGGTCAGGAGAACATGAGGTCTCGCTGATGTCTTCACGTTCGGTTTTGAACGTGTTGAGCCCCGAAAAATACGAGGTCACCCAGATAGGGATTACTTTAGAGGGAATGTGGGTTACCGGGGAAAATGTCTGGAAAGCCCTGAAAAGCGGTCAGGTGAAAGGTTTGTCGCAAGCCGTCCTGCTCCCCTACCCTGGCGAAACCATCCTCTACGCCCTGCGCAATGGTACGCTGGAACCTGTAACTACTCTGGATGTGATTTTCCCTGTTCTACACGGCACGTTTGGTGAAGACGGCACGCTCCAGGGATTGCTGGAAATGGCAGATTGCGCCTATGTAGGGGCAGGAGTGCTAGGCTCAGCGGTAGGCATGGATAAAGGACTGTTCAAGGATGTGATGCGCGCTCATGGTTTGCCAGTAGCCGATTCGGTGCTGGTAACCCGGAAGCAACTGGAACAGAACCTCTCAGAGGTCATCGAACAGGTGGAACGCCTGGGGGAATACCCCTTCTTCACCAAACCCGCCAACCTGGGCTCATCAGTGGGCATTACCAAGTGCCATTCACGTTCGGAATTGTACGAGGGTTTGCTGGAAGCGGCACGCTACGACCGTCGTATTCTCATCGAACGCGGCGTACCCGATGCCCGTGAGATTGAGGTGAGCGTGCTGGGGAACGACGAGCCGATTGCCTCGGTGCCGGGCGAGATTGTGCCAGGAGATGAATTCTACAGTTACGAAGCCAAATACCTGATGGAGACTTCCAAACTGCTCATCCCGGCACCCTTGAGCGAGGCTCTAAGTGAGAGAATTCGCCAACTGGCAATCCAGGCTTATCGCGCCATTGATTGTGCAGGAATGGCACGGGTGGACTTTCTGGTCAACCGCAATACCGGTGAATGCTTCATCAACGAAATCAACACCATCCCGGGCTTCACTGCCATCAGCATGTACCCAAAACTGTGGGAAGCCAGTGGGATTTCTTACACTGCACTGATTGACCGACTGATTGAACTGGCACTGGAGCGCAAAGCCGAACGGGATCGCACACAACGACATTACCGGAGGGGAGAATGA
- the ftsA gene encoding cell division protein FtsA: MADEPIVVGIDIGTTKVCTLVARVEGGSSFRILGVGIEPSQGIRKGTIVDLQAASQAIARSIEKAERTSGMEITSALVSLAGSHVSSVNSRGVVGIAGRVIDQEDVFRALDAAQAVAIPHNREIIHVIQRGFVVDGQDGIRMPVGMHGYRLEVEAHIITAAASTVENLRQCVQASGVEVVQFVLNPLASAEVVLSDTERQMGVVVCDIGGGTTDMAIYIDGDIWHTMVLGIGGNHITSDIAHGLRLPLSQAEEIKKLYGHAVQSDIPENETFSTRIFGEERPVEISRRDLAMIIEARVEEIFDLILQEIKRSGYDGLLPAGVVLTGGSSLLPGIRTLASQVMGLPVRIAKPENLLGLTDQLNSPAYSTSVGLLSWAMMMSETPAAAGKRSRKKGGSSEFGDWFKSFLKRLLP; this comes from the coding sequence ATGGCGGATGAACCGATTGTAGTGGGAATTGATATTGGAACGACAAAAGTCTGTACGCTGGTTGCCCGTGTAGAGGGAGGAAGCAGTTTTCGCATCCTGGGCGTGGGCATTGAGCCTTCACAGGGCATTCGCAAAGGCACGATTGTGGACCTTCAAGCCGCCTCGCAGGCAATCGCTCGTTCCATCGAAAAGGCTGAACGCACCTCAGGGATGGAAATCACTTCGGCACTGGTCAGCCTGGCAGGCTCGCACGTGTCTTCGGTGAACAGCCGTGGTGTGGTTGGGATTGCCGGACGCGTCATTGACCAGGAAGATGTGTTCCGGGCACTGGATGCTGCACAAGCCGTTGCCATTCCCCACAACCGCGAGATCATTCATGTCATCCAGCGCGGGTTTGTGGTGGATGGTCAGGACGGCATCCGTATGCCTGTAGGGATGCACGGCTACCGCCTGGAGGTAGAAGCCCACATCATCACCGCTGCCGCATCTACGGTGGAGAATTTGCGCCAGTGTGTGCAGGCTTCGGGCGTGGAAGTGGTGCAATTTGTCCTCAATCCACTGGCTTCGGCAGAGGTGGTGCTTTCGGACACAGAACGTCAAATGGGTGTAGTGGTTTGTGACATTGGCGGCGGCACTACCGACATGGCAATTTACATTGACGGCGACATCTGGCATACCATGGTGCTGGGCATTGGTGGAAACCATATCACTTCGGATATTGCGCATGGCTTGCGCCTGCCACTCTCGCAAGCCGAAGAAATCAAGAAACTGTATGGACACGCTGTGCAGAGCGATATTCCCGAAAACGAAACCTTCTCGACACGCATTTTCGGGGAAGAGCGTCCGGTTGAAATCAGCCGCCGCGATCTGGCGATGATCATCGAAGCCCGCGTGGAAGAAATTTTTGATTTGATTTTGCAGGAAATCAAACGCTCCGGGTACGACGGGCTTTTGCCCGCAGGAGTTGTTTTGACCGGCGGAAGCAGTCTTCTGCCCGGCATACGCACGCTGGCAAGCCAGGTGATGGGACTTCCCGTGCGCATTGCCAAACCGGAAAACTTGCTGGGGCTGACCGATCAACTGAACTCCCCTGCCTACTCCACCAGTGTGGGACTGCTCAGCTGGGCCATGATGATGAGCGAGACACCGGCAGCAGCCGGAAAACGCTCCCGAAAGAAAGGAGGGTCCTCTGAATTTGGAGACTGGTTTAAATCCTTCCTTAAGCGTCTTTTACCTTAG